The Paucidesulfovibrio gracilis DSM 16080 region GGCCGCCGCCCACCTGTTCCACGGCCCATTGCTGCGGCGCCACGCTCACGGCAACGCTCAGCGGACGCGCCAAGGCCCGGGACGCAGGCAAAACAACCAACGCCGCCAACAACACGGCGCACAACACCAATGAAAAATACCTTGTGAGCTTCATGGTTCCTCCTGCTTTGCAACCAAGTTGCATTGATGCAACAGCGCCGCGTCGCTGTCAAGGCATGAGAAACGCGGCATACGCAGGGTTTCCAAAAGGATGCGTTTTTCTTTCGTACGCATTCCCCAAGGTTTAGGTATAATTTTGTATCGTCTTTTTGCAGAGAAGGTACTGTTGGCCCGTGTTATTTTATGCTATCGTTCTCCCCATGTTGTTGTATTCTGGGCCTGTTGCACGGTTCGCCCGCCCTCCACGCCGTGGAACGCTGCGAAAACCATACTGTACGCTCCTGCTCGGGGGAACGTTGCTGTGCGCCGTGCTGTTGCTTTTGCCCGGCCATGGACACGCCAGGGGCATGGGAAACGAATCGCCCCGGCACCTGAACTCACAAGCCGCTTCCCAACCTGCTCCGCTCATGCAGGCCGCACTCCCGGACGGAACCGGAAAAAGACTCGGCACCGATGCAACGCTGCCGCTGCAGCGAAACAGTGCGTTCGGCAGGCTGGTGTTCCGCGTGGGCGGCGCAGGCGGGGTCATCCTCGTGCTGCTCCTGCTGTGGAACTGGCGGCTGAATAAGGAAGTGCGCCGACGCCGACGCACCGAGGACGCCCTGGCCCGGGCCGAACGGGAATTGCGAGAAGTCTACGAGCATGTTCCCGTGGGCATCTTCAAGACCACGGCCGATGGACGCATCCTCAGCGTCAACCACGAGATGCTGCGCATCAGCGGATATCATGACCTGGACGAGGTGCAGCACTCCGCCAAAAGCCTGGCTGACGGCTGGTACCTGGATCATTCCGACCGTCAGCGACTGCTGGATATACTCCTACAGCAGGGCGAGGTGACGGAATTTCTCTACCGCGCCAGACGGCGGGACGGCGAACTCATCTGGATCAGCCAAAGTGCCCGGCTGACCCGCAATGAGGACGGTACCCCGGCCTTCATCAGCGGATTCGCCCTGGATGCCACCGCCCGCATCGACGCGCTCGGCAAACTGCGCCGGAGCGAAACACGGCTCAAGGCCATTGTGGAAAACAGCCCCTACGCCATCCTGACCATGGATGACGAACTGCGGCTGGACATCCCCCTGGACAGCCCCACCGTGGAACGCATCACCAGCTACCGCTCCCATGAATTGCGCGGCCAGTTCTTCGTGGATTACGTGCACCCCGAGGACGCCCTGCGGGTGGATTACGAGCTGCGGCGGTTCCTGGCCTCCCCCGGCGAAAGCGTCACCATCCAATGCCGCTGGCGGGCCAGAAACGGACAGTGGCGCCACATGGAAACCCATGGGGTAAATTTCAAAAACAACGAGGACTACGCCGGGGTTCTCTTCATCTTCCGCGACATCACCAACCAGATCGAAGCCAAGGAACGGCTGATACAGGCCCGGCTTGCCGCAGAAAACGCGGACCGCGCCAAAAGCGAATTCCTGGCCTCCATGAGCCATGAAATCCGCACGCCCATGAACGCCATTCTCGGCATGGCGGACGTGCTCTCGGAAAGCGAACTCACCGAAGAACAACAAAGCTACGTGGAATTGTTCCGCAACGCCGGAGAAGGACTCATGTCCCTCATCGACGACATCCTGGACCTTTCCAAGGTGGAAGCCGGGCAGGTGGTGCTGGAACACATTGCGTACTCCCTGCCGGAACTGGTGGAAAAATTAGCCCACATCATGGGCATCCGGGCGCGGCGAAACAAGGTGCAGCTGCACACGGAACTCGACCCGGAACTGCCCGAAACCCTGGTCGGCGACCCGGGTCGGCTGCGCCAGATATTGGCCAACCTGCTCTCCAACGCGGTCAAATTCACACATGAGGGAAGCATTGAACTGACGGCCCGGCGCGAACGGCAAACCGAAGCCCCCGACCAGGTCCGGTTCACGGTGCGGGATACCGGCATCGGCATTCCGCCGAATAAAATCAAGGACATCTTTGAAAGCTTTGTGCAGGCCGACGCCTCCACCACCCGGCAATACGGCGGAACCGGCCTGGGACTGACCATCAGCCAGCGACTGGTGCAGCTCATGGGCGGGCGCATCTGGGTGGAAAGCCAGGAGGGCCGGGGCAGCGCGTTTCACGTCACCATCCCCCTGCAGGAACCGCCCGGAGCCGAAAAAAAAGAACCACCCCCCAGCCCCACGCAGGAACTGGAAGAGTCCATTCCTCCGGGAAACGTTCTTCTCGTGGAGGACACCGAGTCCAACCGCACTCTGATACGGGCCTACCTGGAACCAACCCGTCTGCAATTGGACATGGCTGAAAACGGAGCCAAAGGCGTGGAAAAATTTACGGCCAATCAATATGACCTGGTGCTCATGGACATGCAGCTACCGGTCATGAGCGGCTACGACGCGGTGCGCGCCATTCGCCGCCTGGAAGAGGAAGAAGCCCGCTCCCGCACCCCGGTGTTCGCCCTGACCGCTTTTGCGCTCAAGGGAGATGCGGAAAAATGTCTGGAAGCCGGCTGCGATCTCCACCTGGCCAAGCCCGTGCTGCGTGAAGAGTTACTCCGCATTATCCTGGAATGGCTCACTAAAAAATAAAAACACCGTGCCTTTGTGAAAAAGGAAATGCGCCCCTTTCTACTATGATGAAAGGACGGTTGGCTTTGGGCTGAACGGCAGGTCTCCGGCGACCAGGAGACCTGCGGCCCCCCAAAAGCATCACTCTTCGACTTCAGCGCGTTCCATGTAGGCATCTTTGAAAATCAGCCGGGTAGCGAGTTCATCGCATTCCTCGGCCAGATCCATAAGCCGCTCCAAAAAATCGAGAATCTCCCCGCGTTGTTCTTCCTCCCCGTTCTCGAACTCAAAGGCAAGGTCGCCGCTACGGACGTATCCCTCGATTTTCTCCAGGTATTCGGAAAAGATCATGTCGCATTCTCCTGACGCGGTTCCGGTTGCGCCGCCCTCCGTGGGTACGCCAATAAGGACGGTTTGGTTTTTGTCATCAATCGTGATGGTACGGCAGGCCTTTATTGATGCTGGCAGCGCGGTATAGTTGCTCCAGCAGCATGACCCGGCACAACTCGTGCGGCCAGGTGGCCTTTCCCAGGGCAAAAAGCAGGTCCGCCCGTGCG contains the following coding sequences:
- a CDS encoding PAS domain-containing hybrid sensor histidine kinase/response regulator, which encodes MGNESPRHLNSQAASQPAPLMQAALPDGTGKRLGTDATLPLQRNSAFGRLVFRVGGAGGVILVLLLLWNWRLNKEVRRRRRTEDALARAERELREVYEHVPVGIFKTTADGRILSVNHEMLRISGYHDLDEVQHSAKSLADGWYLDHSDRQRLLDILLQQGEVTEFLYRARRRDGELIWISQSARLTRNEDGTPAFISGFALDATARIDALGKLRRSETRLKAIVENSPYAILTMDDELRLDIPLDSPTVERITSYRSHELRGQFFVDYVHPEDALRVDYELRRFLASPGESVTIQCRWRARNGQWRHMETHGVNFKNNEDYAGVLFIFRDITNQIEAKERLIQARLAAENADRAKSEFLASMSHEIRTPMNAILGMADVLSESELTEEQQSYVELFRNAGEGLMSLIDDILDLSKVEAGQVVLEHIAYSLPELVEKLAHIMGIRARRNKVQLHTELDPELPETLVGDPGRLRQILANLLSNAVKFTHEGSIELTARRERQTEAPDQVRFTVRDTGIGIPPNKIKDIFESFVQADASTTRQYGGTGLGLTISQRLVQLMGGRIWVESQEGRGSAFHVTIPLQEPPGAEKKEPPPSPTQELEESIPPGNVLLVEDTESNRTLIRAYLEPTRLQLDMAENGAKGVEKFTANQYDLVLMDMQLPVMSGYDAVRAIRRLEEEEARSRTPVFALTAFALKGDAEKCLEAGCDLHLAKPVLREELLRIILEWLTKK